A single region of the Ignavibacteria bacterium genome encodes:
- the rfbD gene encoding dTDP-4-dehydrorhamnose reductase, whose amino-acid sequence MLIPSYMKNKILIFGASGMLGQRCYEYFAKKLGYSVLCSSFEEKFYDTSANYVQADITKRDKVKSIISNFSPDYIINAAAFTNVDKSESERELAWSINVKAVEYMAEGARNCDAHLIHISSDYIFDGIKGQYSENDKPNPVGYYGRTKLAGENALRISNALYTILRTNVLYGVIKEGRLDFVRWVVESIRKGETIRIVTDQINNPTFLDDLVRAIGQVMEFGKYGVYNIGGREFLSRYDFTMRIVDFFGLDKSLVKAITTPELNQPAKRPLNSGLVTIKAETEFGYSASSIEDTFRFMKDELNL is encoded by the coding sequence ATGTTGATTCCCTCTTATATGAAAAATAAAATTTTGATTTTTGGCGCATCAGGTATGCTTGGACAACGGTGCTATGAATATTTCGCCAAAAAACTCGGTTACTCTGTCCTCTGCTCTTCCTTCGAAGAAAAGTTCTACGACACTTCCGCAAATTATGTTCAGGCGGATATTACAAAAAGAGACAAGGTCAAATCGATTATATCGAATTTTTCCCCCGATTACATCATAAATGCCGCTGCGTTTACCAATGTGGATAAATCCGAGTCCGAACGGGAACTGGCATGGAGCATCAATGTAAAAGCTGTGGAATACATGGCTGAAGGCGCCAGGAACTGTGATGCCCATTTGATACACATCTCTTCAGACTACATTTTTGACGGAATAAAAGGTCAGTACTCCGAAAACGACAAACCCAATCCCGTTGGTTACTATGGAAGGACCAAACTGGCGGGTGAAAATGCCCTGAGAATTTCGAACGCACTCTACACTATATTGAGAACGAATGTACTGTATGGTGTGATAAAAGAAGGGCGGCTTGATTTTGTGCGCTGGGTTGTTGAATCGATAAGAAAAGGTGAGACAATAAGAATTGTGACCGATCAGATAAATAATCCCACTTTCCTGGACGACCTGGTTAGAGCCATTGGACAGGTGATGGAATTTGGAAAGTACGGAGTATATAATATAGGTGGCCGGGAATTCCTCTCCCGTTATGATTTTACAATGAGAATAGTCGACTTTTTTGGTCTCGATAAATCGCTCGTGAAAGCAATAACCACACCAGAGCTGAACCAGCCGGCAAAAAGACCTCTGAACTCAGGACTGGTAACCATTAAAGCAGAAACCGAATTCGGCTACTCTGCCAGTTCGATAGAGGATACATTCAGATTTATGAAGGACGAACTTAACCTCTAA
- a CDS encoding carbohydrate kinase family protein, with product MKLLIAGSSVEDMIHTNGKVLNQPGGMFYVASAFDVLKEDGDEIFMLTNLSEKQKHLYFPLYERFNRSLVNIVDQLPVNHLLIHEKGEREEKYEYLTEKIKFDPAALSDLNLRGVLVNLITGFDFTPDDLKTIKSITQAPVFLDIHSRARSFSEDGNRDFAKIDDIDQWAASVDILQANETEILCCGTGEIEESIVENILNLGVKIVLVTKGDLGVRMYYRQDGEINSLFAKAIKVETINKVGCGDVFGAAFFLNWLRTGDAVKALYAGNAAGAVISTYKTTEQIENLKKDVDSLLYEK from the coding sequence ATGAAACTTCTTATCGCCGGATCCTCCGTAGAGGACATGATTCATACAAACGGCAAGGTATTAAACCAGCCGGGAGGGATGTTTTATGTAGCTTCTGCCTTTGATGTACTTAAGGAGGATGGTGATGAGATTTTTATGCTGACGAACCTCTCCGAAAAACAAAAGCACCTCTACTTCCCTCTTTATGAGAGATTCAACCGATCGCTCGTCAATATTGTTGATCAACTCCCGGTCAACCACCTGCTCATTCACGAAAAAGGCGAAAGAGAGGAAAAATATGAGTACCTGACGGAGAAAATTAAATTTGACCCGGCGGCCCTGTCTGACCTCAACCTAAGAGGAGTCCTCGTGAATCTCATCACCGGTTTCGATTTTACACCGGATGATCTGAAGACGATAAAATCAATTACTCAAGCCCCCGTTTTTCTCGATATCCATTCGAGAGCAAGGTCCTTCAGCGAAGACGGGAACAGGGACTTCGCCAAAATCGATGATATTGATCAGTGGGCAGCCTCTGTCGACATCCTTCAGGCGAATGAAACTGAAATTCTTTGCTGTGGTACCGGAGAAATAGAGGAATCGATAGTCGAAAATATCTTAAATTTGGGAGTCAAAATTGTTTTGGTTACCAAAGGCGATTTAGGGGTAAGAATGTATTACCGGCAAGATGGTGAGATAAACTCCCTCTTCGCGAAAGCAATCAAAGTGGAAACCATTAACAAGGTCGGGTGTGGCGATGTGTTTGGTGCCGCATTTTTCCTCAACTGGTTGAGAACCGGTGACGCTGTAAAAGCACTTTATGCAGGAAATGCTGCCGGTGCTGTAATATCAACTTATAAAACAACAGAACAGATAGAGAACCTTAAAAAAGATGTTGATTCCCTCTTATATGAAAAATAA
- a CDS encoding TonB-dependent receptor: MRHILILSILSLIILSSESLSQQKKPVNTPGGADPSGEISGVLVDAKTGKPVEYGNFVIYRKKDKALVNGTVTDISGLFKMSQVPFGLYTAEISFIGYEKLTIDSILVTPKSLSVDLGILKLRPAGMTTDEVLVTGEKDAIINNLDKQIINVDKNIASAGGNAADVLRNVPSVQVDIDGNLTLRGNGNVKILIDGRPANTGGQSIGDILASIPAGSIESIELVTNPSAKYDAEGTAGIVNIKLKKKSNLGINGMLSSNVGTNDKYNSSVNLNYKLEHINFFGNFDFRVNNFMNEGNSVRTAFYPGSTNILSQTSNGNFTMNMSNYNLGFDWYLDDFNTLTLQGNYRKFNFDNAFKTQNTSTSSGTPAEVYQRYSEGARDFQNQNYSLNYKRTFTDKNTELTADLTFSRNDVNLNSFSNVDRFNNSSLVKTKNDSKNKFEFLVGSINWSMPLFESTTKLETGIKTTFRNLNSGVSYFNCDPVTDNWVLNTNQTNVFDYNEQIHAAFAIFTGSFGDFKYQAGLRSETTIADGKTDRTNVKVDKNYTDFFPSVYLTYSPSMIQEIRANYSRRVDRPNPRQVNPFVDNTDSLNIYFGNPNINPQFTDSYELGYSLFMGKLNFMTTLFYRQTNGAINSFTRLIGNGITETTWDNIATQKSTGFEVSTGGEIFSGFRLMPSFSYYRIQLNGESGLTKINQDDYSWNAKLISSLNLFEGASMQLMFNYNAPSVNAQGRTEEMYFMDVAYKQDFFDGNLSLTVRVSDLFNTMKWTNSTVGTNFDLSNYRKNDSRNVYVGLTYTFNSFKKQQKKGGEEGPGADSF, from the coding sequence ATGAGACACATCTTAATTCTTTCAATTCTCTCACTCATAATTTTGTCGAGCGAGAGCCTTAGCCAGCAAAAAAAACCTGTAAACACACCCGGCGGAGCAGATCCTTCAGGTGAGATTTCAGGTGTACTCGTTGATGCCAAAACCGGCAAACCGGTTGAGTATGGTAATTTTGTAATTTACCGCAAAAAAGACAAAGCTCTTGTGAACGGGACTGTAACAGACATTTCCGGGTTGTTCAAAATGTCCCAGGTGCCCTTTGGCTTATATACTGCTGAAATCTCATTTATTGGTTATGAGAAACTCACAATCGACTCGATACTGGTGACTCCAAAGAGTCTGTCTGTTGATTTGGGGATTTTGAAGTTAAGACCTGCCGGAATGACAACTGATGAAGTACTGGTTACAGGCGAAAAAGACGCCATAATCAACAATCTCGACAAACAGATTATTAATGTTGATAAAAATATCGCATCCGCAGGCGGAAATGCCGCCGATGTCTTAAGAAATGTCCCTTCGGTACAGGTTGACATCGATGGTAACCTGACTCTTCGCGGGAATGGAAATGTCAAGATTTTGATCGATGGCAGACCAGCCAACACAGGCGGTCAGTCAATCGGTGATATTTTAGCATCAATACCTGCCGGTTCGATCGAGTCCATCGAACTCGTAACAAATCCATCAGCCAAATATGATGCAGAAGGCACCGCCGGTATTGTGAATATTAAACTGAAGAAGAAATCAAACCTTGGTATCAACGGTATGCTCTCTTCAAATGTCGGAACAAATGACAAATACAATTCCTCGGTCAATTTGAACTACAAACTCGAACATATCAATTTCTTCGGAAATTTTGATTTCAGAGTGAACAACTTCATGAACGAGGGTAACTCTGTGAGAACCGCCTTCTATCCCGGTTCCACAAATATCCTCTCCCAGACTTCCAACGGTAATTTTACCATGAACATGAGTAACTACAACCTTGGTTTCGACTGGTACCTTGATGACTTTAATACCCTGACACTTCAGGGAAATTACAGGAAGTTCAATTTTGATAATGCATTCAAGACTCAAAACACCTCCACTTCTTCAGGAACTCCTGCAGAGGTGTATCAGAGATACAGCGAGGGTGCAAGAGATTTCCAGAATCAGAACTACTCCCTGAACTACAAAAGAACTTTTACGGATAAAAACACTGAGCTGACTGCAGACCTGACTTTCTCTAGAAATGATGTAAACCTCAACAGTTTCTCGAATGTCGACAGATTCAACAATTCCTCGCTCGTGAAAACCAAAAATGATTCAAAAAACAAATTTGAGTTTCTTGTCGGTTCCATCAACTGGTCAATGCCCCTGTTTGAAAGTACAACAAAACTTGAAACAGGTATCAAAACCACTTTCAGAAATCTGAACTCAGGTGTTTCCTATTTCAACTGCGATCCTGTAACTGACAACTGGGTGCTGAACACCAACCAGACTAATGTCTTCGATTACAATGAACAGATACATGCTGCCTTTGCAATCTTCACGGGAAGTTTCGGCGACTTCAAATATCAGGCAGGTTTAAGATCTGAAACAACAATTGCGGATGGTAAAACGGACAGAACCAATGTCAAAGTGGATAAAAATTACACTGATTTCTTCCCGTCAGTCTATCTGACCTACTCACCGAGTATGATTCAGGAGATCAGGGCAAACTACAGCCGCAGAGTTGACAGGCCAAATCCAAGACAGGTGAATCCTTTTGTTGATAATACTGATTCACTTAACATCTACTTCGGTAATCCGAATATCAACCCGCAGTTTACAGATTCTTATGAACTCGGTTACTCACTCTTTATGGGGAAACTGAACTTCATGACAACCCTTTTCTACCGTCAGACGAATGGTGCAATCAACTCATTCACCCGTCTAATCGGTAACGGAATAACTGAAACGACCTGGGACAACATTGCAACTCAAAAAAGCACAGGATTTGAAGTCAGCACAGGTGGTGAAATTTTCTCCGGATTCCGTCTTATGCCGTCGTTCTCGTACTACAGAATTCAGTTGAATGGTGAGTCGGGATTGACAAAAATAAATCAGGATGATTACAGTTGGAATGCAAAACTCATCTCCTCGCTAAATCTCTTCGAGGGTGCAAGCATGCAGTTAATGTTCAATTACAACGCTCCTTCTGTAAATGCCCAGGGCAGAACTGAAGAAATGTATTTCATGGATGTCGCTTACAAACAGGATTTCTTCGACGGTAACCTGTCACTCACAGTAAGAGTTTCCGATCTCTTCAACACAATGAAGTGGACCAACTCAACTGTCGGTACCAATTTCGATCTGTCGAACTATCGTAAGAATGACTCCAGAAATGTTTATGTAGGGCTTACCTACACCTTCAACAGCTTCAAAAAACAGCAGAAGAAAGGTGGAGAAGAGGGTCCCGGAGCTGATTCCTTCTAA
- a CDS encoding efflux RND transporter periplasmic adaptor subunit yields the protein MPDSEMDLSTLKIDRTQRKNPENRGKYIKFGVLIILLAAIAWAVFYFFGDIFDPPAEVKMTTAVMQTPTESEALLTGNGYVVAQRKASIASKAMGRLVFLKVVEGDKVRKNEVIARLEDTDIIAQIQQAESNLKLSETDLKEAENNFRRAKQLFERNALTETELDAAETRLKRVVAGIDYAKTQIARLKVDLENTLIRAPFDGTVLTKNAEVGEVVSPLSGGANSRAAVVTIADMNSLQVEADVSESNIDKITLNMECQVYLDAYPDKGYAGFVAKIVPTADRSKATVLVKIGFKDYDSKVLPEMRARVSFLAEPVKNTDQKPFLAIPVTSIVKRDNKKYVYKVKDDKIVEVPVTTGKEYGTSVEITSGLAEGDKILEKVTKEITPGLKVKIKQ from the coding sequence ATGCCCGATTCAGAAATGGATCTTTCAACACTAAAAATTGACCGTACTCAAAGAAAAAATCCGGAAAACCGCGGAAAATACATCAAATTCGGGGTGCTGATAATATTATTGGCAGCGATCGCATGGGCGGTTTTTTATTTTTTTGGTGATATTTTTGATCCTCCGGCAGAAGTAAAAATGACGACCGCAGTAATGCAAACCCCAACAGAAAGTGAAGCCCTGCTCACAGGAAATGGTTATGTAGTGGCTCAAAGAAAGGCCTCCATTGCATCGAAAGCAATGGGAAGACTGGTTTTTCTGAAGGTAGTGGAGGGTGATAAAGTAAGGAAAAACGAAGTTATCGCCCGGCTCGAAGATACAGACATTATCGCTCAGATACAGCAGGCAGAGTCGAACTTGAAACTTTCTGAGACTGACCTTAAGGAAGCTGAAAACAATTTCAGAAGGGCGAAACAACTGTTTGAGAGGAATGCTCTGACCGAAACCGAACTTGATGCTGCAGAAACAAGGTTAAAACGGGTGGTTGCAGGTATCGATTATGCCAAAACCCAGATAGCCCGGCTCAAAGTGGACCTCGAAAATACTCTCATCAGGGCACCTTTCGATGGAACGGTACTGACAAAAAATGCGGAGGTCGGAGAGGTGGTTTCTCCATTGTCGGGTGGCGCCAATTCAAGAGCTGCGGTTGTTACGATAGCGGACATGAACTCCCTTCAGGTGGAAGCGGATGTGTCCGAATCGAATATCGATAAAATAACTTTGAACATGGAGTGTCAGGTTTATCTTGATGCTTACCCTGACAAGGGATATGCAGGTTTTGTAGCAAAAATAGTACCTACTGCCGACAGGTCAAAAGCGACGGTATTGGTGAAGATCGGGTTTAAGGATTATGACAGCAAGGTTTTGCCTGAGATGAGGGCGAGGGTTTCATTTCTCGCTGAACCCGTTAAAAACACGGATCAGAAGCCGTTCCTTGCCATTCCTGTAACTTCGATCGTAAAACGGGATAATAAAAAGTATGTTTACAAAGTGAAAGACGACAAAATTGTGGAAGTTCCTGTAACAACCGGGAAGGAATACGGAACCTCTGTCGAAATCACATCCGGACTTGCCGAGGGTGACAAAATTCTCGAAAAAGTCACAAAAGAAATAACTCCCGGTCTAAAAGTGAAAATCAAACAATAA
- a CDS encoding ABC transporter ATP-binding protein, with translation MSSLIEINNLQKSYWRNNLEIPVLNKLSLGVESGEFLALMGPSGSGKTTLLNMIAGIDRPTEGTININGEDVGRMSESNLAKWRSANIGFVFQFYNLIPVLTAFENVELPLLLTKLKKDERKKHVETALTIVGLGDRMHHSPKQLSGGQEQRVAIARAIVTDPLIIVADEPTGDLDKNSASEILSLLEKLNKDYHKTIVMVTHDPHAAERASRVLHLEKGELVKETV, from the coding sequence ATGTCATCTTTAATAGAGATCAACAACCTTCAAAAATCGTATTGGAGAAACAACCTCGAGATTCCTGTCTTGAATAAACTGAGTCTCGGTGTCGAGAGTGGTGAGTTTCTTGCCCTGATGGGACCTTCGGGTTCGGGGAAAACCACACTTTTGAATATGATTGCAGGTATTGACAGACCCACAGAAGGCACCATTAATATCAATGGCGAAGATGTGGGGCGCATGAGTGAGTCGAATCTTGCCAAATGGAGATCGGCTAACATCGGATTTGTTTTTCAGTTCTACAATTTGATACCTGTTCTTACTGCTTTCGAGAATGTCGAACTGCCGCTTCTTCTTACCAAGTTGAAAAAAGATGAGCGGAAAAAACATGTCGAAACCGCACTGACCATAGTAGGACTTGGTGACAGAATGCACCACTCCCCGAAACAACTTTCAGGTGGTCAGGAGCAAAGAGTGGCTATTGCCCGGGCAATTGTAACTGATCCATTGATAATTGTTGCAGATGAACCGACCGGAGATCTGGATAAAAACTCGGCTTCCGAGATTCTGTCGCTTTTGGAAAAACTTAATAAAGATTACCATAAAACTATCGTAATGGTAACTCACGATCCGCATGCTGCTGAGAGAGCAAGTCGTGTCCTTCATCTTGAGAAAGGTGAACTGGTCAAGGAGACAGTATGA
- a CDS encoding FtsX-like permease family protein, which translates to MKILKIMLKNALRHKLRSFLTIIGISVAVIAFVVMRTIITAWDIGVEAAAADRVIVRNAVSFIFPLPVAYKDKIEKIDGVKIVSWANWFQGVYKDKENFFGRMAVDHNTFFEVYPEFMITPEEKAAFQKDVQSCVIGEATATKFNIKKGDIVTIEGDIYPGNWDFKVAAVYKARDKITDATGMYFRWDYVNERLQKESPARANEVGWYIIKVTDPDKIAAISQKVDGYFTNSSFTTKTESERAFNQGFLASTSAIITAMNVVSYVIIGIIMLVLGNTMIMAARERTREYSVLKTLGFTGKHLTGLILGESLVISFLGGLIGLFLGISLVDGLSQIVPKTIFPILEVKTMTILFAFFSAMLVGIIASIFPIHKAVNTKIVDGFRFVG; encoded by the coding sequence ATGAAAATCTTAAAGATTATGCTGAAGAATGCACTTCGGCACAAATTGCGTTCCTTCCTTACGATTATTGGTATTTCAGTTGCCGTTATCGCTTTTGTTGTGATGAGAACAATCATTACGGCATGGGATATCGGAGTGGAAGCTGCTGCTGCAGATCGTGTAATTGTCAGGAATGCCGTATCATTTATCTTCCCTCTGCCGGTAGCATACAAAGATAAAATAGAGAAAATCGACGGAGTAAAAATTGTTTCATGGGCAAACTGGTTTCAGGGAGTCTACAAGGACAAGGAAAACTTTTTCGGCAGAATGGCAGTGGATCATAATACTTTTTTCGAAGTGTATCCCGAGTTTATGATTACGCCTGAAGAAAAAGCCGCATTTCAAAAAGATGTTCAGTCGTGTGTAATTGGCGAGGCTACCGCTACAAAGTTCAATATCAAAAAAGGTGATATTGTTACTATTGAAGGGGATATTTACCCCGGAAACTGGGATTTCAAGGTGGCAGCCGTCTATAAAGCCCGCGACAAGATAACTGATGCGACCGGCATGTACTTCCGTTGGGATTATGTAAACGAACGCCTGCAGAAAGAGTCTCCAGCAAGGGCAAATGAAGTGGGCTGGTATATTATCAAAGTTACCGATCCTGACAAAATTGCTGCCATTTCACAAAAGGTTGACGGATATTTTACAAACAGCTCATTTACCACCAAAACAGAGTCGGAAAGGGCATTCAACCAGGGATTTCTTGCCTCCACAAGTGCCATTATCACAGCAATGAATGTGGTTTCATATGTAATTATCGGAATCATAATGCTCGTGCTTGGTAATACCATGATCATGGCAGCGAGGGAAAGAACCAGGGAATATTCAGTGCTGAAAACACTCGGATTTACAGGAAAGCATCTGACAGGCCTGATACTCGGTGAATCGCTGGTTATATCCTTTCTTGGCGGACTCATTGGACTCTTCCTCGGGATCTCTCTTGTCGATGGTTTGAGTCAGATTGTCCCAAAAACAATATTCCCAATCCTGGAAGTAAAAACGATGACAATATTATTTGCTTTCTTTTCAGCCATGCTGGTCGGAATAATTGCATCGATTTTCCCGATTCACAAAGCCGTCAATACAAAGATTGTTGACGGATTCAGATTTGTAGGGTAA
- a CDS encoding FtsX-like permease family protein encodes MIPLKYTVNSLKRRKLTTSITIAGVALVAFVFAAVLMMAYGIEKTLKSTGSPDNIKIVRKSATGEISSLIDGEAQSIISTSPLISKSTAGKPLISKEPVVLINLTRDDGATGNLTVRGLNEIYKELRPQVRIIEGREFKFGVNELIVGDALVAKFPETEIGKKIKFAGGDWTVVGIFTTDGSGFDSELWGDASQILAAFNRGSTVSTLTTKLVSPDSLDQFNQFLLKDKRLNQYEAKAEQQYYAEQSEGLSLFISIVGIFVTVIFSFGATIGATITMYSAVANRTVEIGTMRALGFSRRSILMAFLIESLFLALLGGVIGLGLASFLSFVKISTLNFSSFSEIAFSFSLSPAIIISSLIFSLVMGFIGGFLPSFRAARLNIVNALRGM; translated from the coding sequence ATGATACCATTAAAATATACAGTAAACAGCCTCAAGAGAAGAAAACTCACCACTTCAATTACCATTGCCGGTGTTGCACTTGTGGCTTTTGTTTTCGCAGCGGTTTTAATGATGGCTTATGGAATTGAGAAAACCCTCAAATCGACGGGTTCACCTGATAATATTAAGATTGTCAGAAAATCTGCGACGGGTGAGATATCCAGTCTTATTGACGGAGAGGCTCAATCAATTATTTCCACATCACCACTGATAAGTAAATCGACTGCCGGGAAACCTCTTATCTCAAAAGAGCCGGTGGTTCTGATCAATCTTACCCGTGATGACGGTGCCACAGGTAATCTGACTGTGCGAGGACTAAATGAGATATATAAAGAACTCAGACCTCAGGTCAGGATTATTGAAGGACGCGAATTCAAATTCGGAGTGAATGAACTGATTGTGGGCGATGCACTCGTTGCAAAATTCCCGGAGACTGAAATCGGAAAGAAAATTAAATTTGCCGGTGGTGACTGGACAGTTGTTGGAATTTTCACAACTGACGGAAGTGGTTTCGATTCGGAACTGTGGGGTGATGCTTCACAGATTCTTGCAGCTTTCAACAGAGGTAGTACCGTAAGCACACTGACAACAAAACTCGTCTCTCCCGATAGTCTTGATCAGTTTAACCAGTTTTTGCTCAAGGATAAACGGCTTAATCAATATGAAGCAAAAGCAGAGCAGCAATATTATGCCGAGCAGTCGGAGGGACTTTCGCTGTTCATCAGCATAGTCGGAATATTTGTCACAGTGATTTTCAGTTTTGGAGCGACCATCGGAGCCACAATCACGATGTACTCTGCGGTTGCGAACAGAACAGTGGAAATTGGAACGATGAGAGCCCTCGGCTTCAGCAGGAGGAGCATACTGATGGCATTCCTGATCGAGTCGCTGTTTCTGGCACTTCTCGGCGGCGTAATCGGGTTGGGACTTGCATCTTTCCTCTCATTTGTGAAGATATCGACCCTGAATTTCTCATCATTTTCAGAGATAGCATTCAGTTTCTCCCTTTCTCCGGCGATAATCATTTCATCTCTGATCTTTTCACTGGTTATGGGTTTCATTGGCGGTTTCCTGCCGTCATTCAGAGCAGCCAGACTGAATATCGTAAATGCACTTCGGGGGATGTAG
- the aroF gene encoding 3-deoxy-7-phosphoheptulonate synthase, with protein sequence MVVVFEQRADEEKIDRIVEKIKGMGYSVLKSEGEGQRIIGIGGMKPESDIKEISMIEGVAKVLSISEPYVFAGREFKADNTIIKVGNASLGSDEVTIIAGPCAVENETQIHAVARYVAKSGAKILRGGAYKPRTSPYSFQGLGEEGLRFIREAADENGLKVVTEIIDLTLIDLVGKYTDIFQVGARNMYNYPLLKELGKLNIPVLLKRGLSATIDELLMSSEYILAGGNNKVILCERGIRTFEPSTRNTFDVSAIPVIKQKSHLPVIADPSHATGYRDMVTPVARAAVAAGADGLIIEVHNDPAKAMSDGPQALFPDQFEKLINEVRLIASAIGRGV encoded by the coding sequence TTGGTTGTAGTATTTGAACAGCGAGCAGATGAAGAAAAGATTGACCGAATCGTTGAGAAGATCAAGGGTATGGGCTATTCTGTATTAAAATCCGAGGGGGAAGGACAGCGGATTATTGGTATTGGGGGAATGAAACCCGAGAGCGACATAAAAGAAATCAGTATGATCGAAGGAGTGGCGAAGGTACTCAGCATATCCGAACCGTATGTTTTTGCAGGACGGGAATTTAAAGCTGATAATACCATAATCAAAGTTGGTAATGCATCGCTCGGAAGTGACGAAGTTACAATAATCGCGGGTCCTTGTGCTGTGGAGAATGAAACCCAGATTCATGCTGTTGCGCGTTATGTGGCAAAATCGGGTGCGAAGATTTTAAGAGGTGGTGCCTACAAGCCAAGAACCTCCCCCTACTCGTTTCAGGGATTGGGAGAGGAAGGTCTCAGATTCATCAGGGAAGCTGCAGATGAAAACGGCTTAAAGGTCGTTACTGAAATAATTGATCTTACTCTCATCGATCTTGTCGGGAAATATACTGATATTTTTCAGGTGGGTGCACGAAACATGTATAACTACCCGTTGCTGAAAGAGCTCGGGAAATTAAATATTCCTGTACTCCTCAAAAGGGGACTTTCTGCGACCATTGATGAACTTTTGATGTCATCCGAATATATACTGGCAGGCGGAAACAATAAAGTAATTTTATGTGAGAGGGGAATCAGGACTTTTGAACCATCCACCAGAAATACATTTGATGTTTCGGCAATACCTGTTATCAAACAGAAAAGTCATCTTCCTGTTATTGCCGACCCTTCACACGCCACAGGCTATCGCGACATGGTAACCCCTGTTGCCCGGGCTGCCGTTGCCGCAGGCGCTGACGGACTGATAATTGAAGTGCATAACGATCCTGCAAAAGCGATGTCGGACGGTCCACAGGCTCTCTTCCCGGATCAATTCGAAAAGTTGATTAATGAGGTGAGGTTAATAGCCTCAGCTATCGGAAGAGGAGTTTAG